The following proteins are encoded in a genomic region of Cryptomeria japonica chromosome 11, Sugi_1.0, whole genome shotgun sequence:
- the LOC131061304 gene encoding arogenate dehydratase 3, chloroplastic, which translates to MNLLRGAQNSHALCNIKKAQKTETSVAARTRSRVLLVKKPSPAVSVLAFNGPNGGNGAVDMKSMTEQTERRLLALKRALTLPEQDKKRGQRGLRVAYQGIPGAYSEEAAVAAHPGCQGLPCDTFDTAVQSVARRVADRAILPVESTAEGSIHPNYDLLLDYSLQIVGEIQYPVRYCLLALPGVAREEIKRVMSHPLALSHCRKTLTRLGLPNISKQTTEDTAGAAECVSRSGLRDTGAIASTRAAEIYGLRVLARGIEDESCNFTRFLVLAREPIVPPADRPCKTSIVVAHDGDLGVLFRLLSAFSFRDINLTKLESRPRRNLPRHGSGLVKDFQYVFYIDFEASVCDKRVQNALTELSEFATFMRVLGSYPVDASARL; encoded by the coding sequence ATGAATCTTCTCCGCGGAGCTCAAAATAGTCATGCTCTCTGTAACATCAAAAAGGCCCAGAAAACAGAGACCAGTGTCGCGGCCAGGACTCGATCTCGTGTCCTGCTGGTCAAAAAGCCCTCCCCTGCAGTCTCAGTGTTGGCCTTCAATGGCCCAAACGGAGGCAACGGAGCAGTCGACATGAAGTCCATGACTGAGCAGACGGAGCGCCGACTGTTAGCCCTGAAACGAGCTCTGACCTTACCTGAACAAGATAAAAAGCGCGGGCAGAGGGGTTTACGCGTGGCTTACCAGGGCATTCCGGGAGCGTACAGCGAAGAGGCGGCCGTGGCGGCCCACCCGGGCTGCCAGGGCCTTCCTTGCGACACATTCGACACGGCCGTCCAGTCTGTAGCGAGGAGGGTTGCGGACCGCGCAATTCTGCCCGTGGAAAGCACAGCGGAGGGCAGCATCCACCCAAATTACGACCTCCTTCTGGACTACAGCCTCCAGATCGTGGGGGAAATCCAGTACCCGGTTCGTTACTGCCTGCTGGCCTTGCCGGGCGTTGCACGGGAAGAGATAAAGCGCGTGATGAGCCATCCTTTGGCCTTGTCCCACTGTAGGAAAACCCTAACCAGATTAGGGCTCCCGAATATCTCGAAGCAGACCACGGAGGACACGGCGGGCGCCGCGGAGTGCGTTTCGCGGAGCGGGCTTCGCGACACGGGCGCCATAGCGAGCACCCGAGCCGCGGAGATTTACGGATTGCGCGTTTTGGCCCGAGGTATCGAGGACGAATCCTGCAATTTCACCCGCTTTCTTGTTCTGGCCCGTGAGCCGATCGTTCCACCCGCGGATCGGCCGTGCAAGACTTCGATCGTGGTGGCCCATGATGGGGACCTCGGTGTTCTCTTCAGGCTTCTCTCCGCTTTCTCGTTTCGTGACATTAATCTGACAAAACTGGAGAGCAGGCCCAGGAGAAATTTGCCCCGCCATGGATCGGGGCTTGTGAAGGATTTTCAGTATGTGTTTTACATAGACTTTGAAGCCTCGGTTTGTGACAAGCGCGTTCAGAACGCCTTAACGGAGCTCAGCGAGTTCGCCACGTTTATGAGGGTTCTCGGAAGTTATCCTGTGGATGCCTCTGCAAGACTCTGA